TGTGAAAGATGTAAGGTTATAAAAAGAAAAGGTGTATTAAGAATTATTTGTGATAATTTGAAGCATAAACAAAGACAAAAGTAAAAATTAAAGGAAATAAAATGGCTAGAATATCGGGAATAGATTTACCAAATAATAAACAATTAAAAATAGCTCTTACTTCTATTTATGGTATAGGTAGAACAAGAGCTTTGGAAGTTTGCAATAAATCAAG
This genomic interval from Borreliella andersonii contains the following:
- the rpmJ gene encoding 50S ribosomal protein L36 — protein: MKVRVSVKPICERCKVIKRKGVLRIICDNLKHKQRQK